The proteins below are encoded in one region of Lactuca sativa cultivar Salinas chromosome 3, Lsat_Salinas_v11, whole genome shotgun sequence:
- the LOC111884265 gene encoding glycine-rich protein 2, translating into MDVDGARKSGTVKWFNDTKGFGFITPEDGGEELFVHQSSIRTEGFRSLGDGETVEYVIENGSDGRTKAADVTGPNEGPVQGSTRGGGGGGRGGGGGDRYGGGGGDRYGGGGGGYNGGSRGGRGGGGYGGGGGGYGGGGGYGGGGGGGNACFKCGESGHMARECTQNGGGGGGYGGGGRGGGGYGGGGGRGGGGGGGGGCYNCGEDGHFARECPTSNNR; encoded by the coding sequence ATGGACGTTGACGGCGCTAGGAAATCAGGAACCGTCAAATGGTTCAACGATACTAAGGGATTTGGGTTCATCACTCCTGAAGATGGCGGCGAGGAGCTTTTTGTTCACCAGTCGTCCATCAGAACTGAGGGATTCCGCAGCCTTGGTGACGGTGAGACCGTGGAGTACGTGATTGAGAACGGATCTGATGGCCGTACTAAAGCTGCTGATGTTACTGGTCCCAATGAAGGTCCTGTCCAGGGGAGTAcccgtggtggtggtggtggaggccgTGGAGGCGGCGGTGGTGATCGTTATGGAGGCGGCGGTGGTGATCGTtatggaggcggtggtggtgggtACAACGGTGGTAGCCGTGGAGGACGTGGCGGTGGTGGATACGGTGGAGGAGGCGGTGGTTATGGTGGAGGCGGTGGTTATGGAGGAGGTGGCGGTGGTGGAAACGCTTGTTTCAAGTGTGGTGAAAGTGGACACATGGCTAGGGAATGTACTCAGAACGGTGGTGGAGGCGGAGGATATGGTGGTGGAGGACGTGGAGGTGGAGGTTATGGAGGTGGCGGAGGTCgcggaggtggtggcggtggcggcgGCGGCTGCTACAACTGTGGTGAAGATGGACACTTCGCCAGAGAATGCCCTACATCTAACAACCGTTGA